One window from the genome of Variovorax sp. PAMC26660 encodes:
- the gloA gene encoding lactoylglutathione lyase, whose product MRLLHTMLRVGNLQRSIDFYTKVLGMNLLRTSENPEYKYSLAFIGYGKGNPDQAEIELTYNWGTESYELGSAYGHIALGVPDAYAACEKIKAAGGNVTREAGPVKGGTTVIAFVTDPDGYKIELIQDKSKTYDDAHQSTANTGDALRNG is encoded by the coding sequence ATGCGACTTCTTCACACCATGCTGCGCGTTGGCAACCTCCAGCGCTCCATCGACTTCTACACCAAGGTGCTCGGCATGAACCTGCTGCGTACGTCGGAAAACCCCGAGTACAAGTACAGCCTTGCCTTCATCGGCTACGGCAAGGGCAACCCCGACCAGGCAGAGATCGAGCTGACCTACAACTGGGGCACCGAAAGCTATGAGCTGGGCTCCGCCTATGGCCACATCGCGCTCGGCGTGCCCGACGCTTACGCAGCCTGCGAAAAGATCAAGGCCGCGGGCGGCAACGTCACGCGCGAAGCCGGCCCGGTCAAGGGCGGCACGACCGTCATCGCCTTCGTGACGGACCCCGATGGGTACAAGATCGAATTAATACAAGACAAATCAAAGACTTACGATGATGCCCACCAATCGACCGCCAATACGGGCGACGCATTGCGCAACGGCTGA